In the Trichoderma atroviride chromosome 4, complete sequence genome, CCCATGAGCGAACTGTATGGTCGCCGCTGGATCTTTTACATCACGTTTAGCGTATACTTGGCCTTCAACTTCCTCTGCGCCTTTGCTCCCAACTTCGGCAGTCTCCTCGTCGGTCGTTTTCTTTCGGGCACCTTCGTCTCCGCCGCCCTCAGTAACGGCCCTGGTGTCTTGGCCGATCTATGGAACCCGGTACAGCGTGCCAACGCCATGGGAGGCTTCTCCGCAACGCTCTGGATCGGACCCTCACTCGGTCCAGTTATTGCAGGCTTTCTCCAGCTCAAGAAGGACTGGCGATGGAGCTTCTACGTCCTTCTCATGCTTGGAGGTGCCTCGTTCTTTCTTATGCTGACCATCCCCGAGACCCACGGGCCGACTGTCCTGCGTCACAAGGCTCGACGAATCCGCAAGGCTCAGATTCCCGGCTATGAGAACGTCAAGGCTCAGATTGAAGACAACAACctcggcgtcgtcggcgtTTACAAGGTCGCCCTAACTCGTCCATGGATCATCCTCTTCGACCCAGTCTCcttcctcatcgccatctatCTCTCCGTGGTCTACACTCTGCTCTACATGCTCTTTACAATTTATCCCATTGTCTTCCAGGAGAAGCGCGGTTGGAATGCCGGCGTTGGCGAACTTCCCTTGCTCGGCACTGTTCTAGGAGCCGTTCTCGGCGGTGTTATTGTCCTCTTCGACACTCGTCGTCAACAGAAAAAGATTGACACTGGCAAAAAGCAAATGCACGAGTTCACACCCGAAGACCGTCTCCCACTGGCCATTGTTGGCGCCCTCACTTTCGCAGGCGCCATGTTCTGGTTCGCTTGGACTGCTGAATTCAAGTACGTCTCCCCTTTACTTCCACATCACTATGCCATCTACATTCAATGAATAAAATCAACTAACaatccttctctcttctctagCTCCGTTCACTGGATCGTCCCCACCATCGCCGGAGGCTTCCTCACCACCGCcctcctgctcctcttcgtcgGCTTCTTCAACTACCTCGTCGACACCTACCTCATGTacgccgcctccgccatcgccgcaaACACAATCATGCGATCCGCCTGCGGTGCCGCCGCCCCTCTCTTCACCGTGCAAATGTTCCACGccctcggcgtcggcggcggcggctcccTCGTCGGCGGTGTTGCCGTCCTCCTTTCTGTCATCCCCTTCCTCTTCTACAAGTACGGGGCCGCCATCCGAGCCCGCAGTCGCTTCAACCCCAAGAAGGCTTTCAAGCCTCCCGTCAAGACGGATGTGGAGGCAAACGCTGTTGTCCTGGAAGACCCCAACGAGGGCGAATCGGGAGATACTTCGTCAGAGTCCTCTGGCTCGAGCACTATCGGTGCTGACGAGACCGGAGAGAAGCGTTCCGAGAAAGAGCACTCTGGTCTTAAGCCAGAGGCAGCTCATACACAGACAGAAGCGTCTGCTTCTACTGAGAAGGTGAAGTCAGAAGAGGCATGAGAATAATGATACGATTAGGAGAAgagccaaaaaaaaggagaagaggaaacgaAAGTAAAAGTACAGCATATTGGCTTTATGAGCGTCACTTAAGAAACATTGTAATAGACAGCGGGCATCTCCATTCTTGGAAATATACGGGGGACATATAGCGGTTAATGATGTCTACTTAATTGGAATTTATGCATCATTACATCAGCATGAGCTGAACTGATTTGGTTTTGCGTCTTAGGGAAAGCATGAAGACAGCCTGTTGCTACTTCTCATCCTTTACTTATCACGACCAAGATTCATGGGCGGTATCAAAAtctagttattaattactattcTATAATCACTATTTGTAATCCTACCACCAACGCTCAGTCACAAAATTTAGGTGCAGATATGCAATGCTCCCAAGCACTAAACGCCATTCTTAGCCTTTAAACGTCGACTGCTTTGGGCTTCGCAACGACGTCGTTGTTCACCATGTCCACCATTTCCTGAGTGACGTTGGAAATATTAGTTGCCGCAGAAATGCTCATTCTTCGGAAATGCTCCTCGTCTCGTTCCCGGCGCGTGACGTATCCAGGTGGAACCCAACTGCGGCTCTCCCATGGATAGAGACCGTGGATGCTGTACATGATATCCACGCTTTCTAAGCTTAGTAGCGTCGACTCGTACAGGAAGAAGTAGACCAGAGCTCCGGCGATGAGGTTGGCGCTGGCTAGAACAAATCCAAACCTGTACTCTAGGCCCATGGAAGCGGGTGGAGTGAGCAGCCCAATCATGACTACAAATAATCGTTAGCCATATTGATTCTTCATTTGGAAGGTAATGAAGATGCCAATAACTTGGCAGTAGCCTTACAGTTACCGAGCCAGTTGGAGGCCGTGGTCAACGCGGCTTGTTTTGCGCGTGTCCGAAGGGCAAACGTTTCACCCATGACCAGCCAAGCAATGGGACCCCAAGTTGCTGCAAAAGACGCAATGAACATGCAAGCAGATATCATCATGAAGATTCCCGGTCCGGGTAAACCTTCGTTGGCTTTCAAAACAGTACCCCAGGAAGCAAAGACCAACAGACAAGCGGCCTGCCACAATGCACCCAAAACAAGGGGGCGTCGGCGGCCCCACCAATCGACCATCAAGACGGCAAGAAATGTCGTACAAACGTTGACGGCGCCAAGAACCAGCTGGGTCATGAAAGGGTCATTGATTCCGGCAGACTTAAAGATTGATGGGCCATAGTAGAAGAAGTAATTAATGCCCGTCCATTGTTGCAAAAAATGAATGCCCATGCCTAACAAGGTACGATACAGAGTCTTTGGGACTTTGGCTCTCCATGCGAAGCACTCACGCCACGACGCAGTACCGCTCTGGCGTTCCAACGCCAAAACCTCTCGCATTTCATGCATGTCGTTCTCAACAATGACGTTCGCAGGATCATGGGCCTTGCCCCTTAGCCGCGACAGCGATCGGCGGGCACCTTCCTAGTCTTCCCTGCCGGCAAGCCATCTCGGTGACTCTGGGACAATGAGAATGCCGAGTCCAAGGGGTAGCGAAAAGACGGCACCCATACTAATGACGAGACGCCATGCAAACCCTTGACCCTCATGGGTCCTCATCAAGAAGCATACCAAGTTGCCGACCAGTATGCCAATTGTAATGAGTAGTTGATAGGAGGTGACAACTGCTCCGCGAATCTCGCGAGGAACGCACTCTGATTGGAACATGGGAACTCCAACAGAAAGATTGCCGATACCAAGGCCCGCGATAAACCTGCCCGAACTGACGTGAATCCAGCTGTCCACTGCAGTGATTTGAACAACATCTCCtgcaatgaagaagagtaCACCGAGAGCAATGCTTTTTCGTCGGCCGAGCCAATCCGCAGAACTAGACGGGCGTTGGttaggaaaaaaacaaactCCAGACACCATGGCACGGGGCTAACTCACTATGCACCCAGTAGAGAGCCCACAAGACAACCGACACTCATCAAAGAAACGATCAGAGACATTGCCAGGGACCCATCTAGCAAAAAGTTGTAGTTGAAGTTTTGAAAGAGCAAGATGCCAGAGATTTGCCCGATATCGTAACCAAAGAGGAAACCGGCAATAGACGTGACGACAACGAGGAGCAGGGCATCGAAGCCGCAGGTAGCGCCTTTAATGTTGATGGACCTGATGCAAGAACAAATATTTAATCAGCATGGAAAGAACAGAGAAGTGTAAAGACGGCTGCATCAGCAAAGGACCCAAGGTCCTCAGGGGCTGCATACCTGTGGCCGAACATGGCGTCAAACGTGCAATAACGAGCCAGCTAAAGCGTGACAAACAGCAAGATGAttgaaaagaagcagaagacaaaagaagatcAAATGCACTGAATATTGCTGACTCTGTATCTTAGCCAAAAAGCGATCGATGCTCGTGGAAGATGGGAGAGCTGGCCCGGTAGATGGAACGAGCTGTAAGAATGTCAGTTGGCGCTGCCAACAAAGACTGTACGCCGGCGAAGCGGCATCAAAATCGACAGTAAATTCGTGTGGAAAATACGGAAGAGATAGAATAGAAGCCATTCTACATATTGTTTTTCTTGCTAATTCCAGCCACATTCGCTAAGAAGGCAGGCCATTGGGTGATTTGGAAAGCAGCAAGTCGTATGGGGAAGCCGCTATAGGCGTTGATAGTGCATATCGCCTCAGGGGCTTCTTATCTAATCTCTTCGATCATTGGCAAGGTGCTGCACCGGGCACGTggtctttgttttgttttctttttggctttgATCATCAGGTCAGCTGCACTTCACCTTCATCTACCAGGCAAGTACCTTCCCGCTGCGAGTGGCAAGGCACCATCCGACTGGCCATTTGTTCATTCAACCacatttattttcttatcaAATACTCGTAAGTTATCATTCTCTTTGCAGAATCACTCTCTAAAGATGAAGCATATACTGACTTGACAGTCTATTCTACTGTGGCATATTTTGGCATCTTTATTCTACCAGCACCTAGCACAGTCTCGAGGTTACTGGACAGAGTCACGGCACGGAAAAGCAGCACATTTGCATACCTGACCACCAAGAAAGAAGACCAGCAGCATTTCCACAACACGGACTGTCAAATCCCATCGAAATAGAAGCCAGTCTGTTTCAATAACTGGAAATCCTGCAGTACTCAAGATCCAAGATCGAATGACTGCTTCAGTTCAACCCAAAACAAGTTGAACCACCCACAGATCCCCCACATTTGTCTACTCAAGCATTCATACATCATTTCCAAGCTTCTCCCATGGAACCCATCACAGAGTTCCCGCTCTTTGGGTATCTCCCGCCGGAGATACGAATCAAGATATGGAAACTTGTGCCACAGCCCACTCGTGTGATCGGACTGTTGCCTCAAGTGTGTACTTGGTATCGGCAATATTTCCAAGAAATGGCCCCTCGCAGCGACGGCCAAGAAGTTTCTCCTGATAATAACCTCTACGACTATCGTTATGTCGTGCAGCCCAAAAGATGTAACATATCTCCGCCTCTTCACGTTAATCGAGAGGCTCGAGCGGTTTGGCTACCGCGTTTTTTTCGGCCACCTCGTCGTGTCCAAATTTCAGACCTCACTATTGAGTTTGGTACACCTTTCATCAGCTACGAAACGGATATTTTTACCGTGTTTGATGGATGGCCGCTGGACGGTCTCCAGAACGGCATCGCAACAGGTAGCAGTGTCGTCGACGGCTTTATTGGCCTCGAGCGCTCGCGCATACGCAATATTGCGGTCTGTGAATACCCAAGATTGATTGAGCGTGTGTccaatgccatctccatcaataCGCTGCCAAATCTGGAGGTGTTCACGATACTATCAATGGGTCCCTGTATCTTCAGCCCATTTAAACCAAAACTATCTCGAGATGGGCTCGGTTTAATAGCTCTTGGTGGATACGAGATGCTGGTAGCTGATGTGCAGCGGACTTCTTGCGAAATACATGACCTATCGAAAGATGTAGTCCATACCCACAGTTTCTTCAATCACGCAAGGCTGTTTCACCCAGGATCATCATTATACCCACTTTATGGACATCAAATTCATCTCAGATCTTGGTTGTGGCACGACATGCAGGAAAAGCACCTGAACCAAGCGGCTGGTCAAATTGTAGGATCGTGGTGGTCATGGATGGGGTACATGCTTGACAACGAAGAGgaaggcgaagagaagaCCTGCCCTTTGACTCTAGATGGCTGCGGTGATGAAGGACatacaaagaaagaaatgcgAGAATAGCAACCTCCATTTCTCATGGACTACAAGATTCTCTATGTGGATTATTTGCAAGACATGTTGAAGAAAGCTGAGATTATAATTTGATAGGTAGCAGGGCCATGTTATCGCGGTAATCTACCCGTAACATCACGCATTGGACCGTGGGTGGGGTTTCGATTCAAGCtagctttttatttactagaaGGTCCATCACGCAATGTTACTGCCATTTCCTAAACTCGCATCTTCCTAAGTTGTTGTTTTATACGCTCAAGTTGAAGCTGAATTTCGATAGCAAGTCCGCCAAAACTCTACTACCTATAATACAATGCCTCTTCAGCTCGGGGACATGACATTTAAAGATGGCGCAGCCTACGCCCACACGTACATCACCTCCTTCCAGAGCAACGCCTACTCCAGAGCTTCCTTCGCAGACCAGACTTTTGATCAGCGAGTAGCGGGCGTTATCCGTCGTTGGCCGAAAAACTATGGGCAAGCGCTTGTTGCTTATAAAAAGGTTGTCGACGCGGACACAGGAGAGTTGGTTGGCTGGGTTAAGATAGGATTTGAGAATACTGACATTGACCCGAAGTTGTTTGCTCCTACAGGCATGTGCTGTGTTTTATCACTTGAATACCCTAATATTAACAGTGACAGACATACCGGAGGACATTGTACCCGAATTTGTCACCCAATCAACATCAGCTCCCAAGGATCAAAATACTGCCACTCCCAGGTCTGATTTTATAAAAAGAGCCGAGGCAGCGCGGTCGCGAGATTTGGGCAGTCGACCTGCCATTGGTGCGTCTCAATCTACCTTTCCCTCATGTCTGATAAGTACTTGCCAAGCATAAGGGACTGACTTTACTCCAGTTGTATACCTGTGTGGAACACACCCCAAGGCGCAGCGACGTGGTGCCGGGAGCTTGCTGATGGCCTGGGTAACCGAGCTGGCGGATCGACAAGGCCTCGCCTGCTGGGTGACTAGTTCCGAGATGGCTGTGCCCTTGTACGAGAAGTTTGGTTTCGTTGTGGCGGAGAAGATTACCGTGCCGCTGCCTGGGGACAATGTTGATGGAGAAACTTATACACACACGTGCATGATTCGAGAGCCAAAGAAATTGGAAGTGGTTCTTTGAGCCTTCTTTTTGGCGTGTCCaccatatatatatataccattTGTTTCTGCTTCAAAGCCTCTTCTTGTATCTGCTAGTTTGAACACCCTTGAATTATTCTTCGAGCTTGTAGACGCGTACATGCAAAAGGATCTCGGATTTTGATATTTCATCTTTATTTGGACTATTCAGCGGACATGAGACATCTAGATCATCAAATCTAGAACGCTGTCGTGGGTTGGTTCTCGGTTAAAGATATTATTGTGTCTAGAAAGCTGAGGAACTTTAGAACAAAGACGGTTAGTAAATTTGTGGTATAAACTGTTTGTTTATGCCATGGATGCTACAGCCTCTAAGAATACTATAGATTGACTCACTTGTATAAACAATGTTCTACTGCCATTATTATCTTGCTCTTGGGTATCTTCGTTCGCTATGGGGTAACGCCTAGCCGATGGCCTTGTACAGAGAGGCTTGAGCTTTGTTGTCTGTTATAGATGCGCTACCTGCAATGTTGTAGAAGCACTTGTTGCTGATATCTATTGCGGGATCTTGAGTCAAG is a window encoding:
- a CDS encoding uncharacterized protein (EggNog:ENOG41~TransMembrane:12 (i54-71o91-110i122-141o147-172i184-204o210-229i281-305o325-343i368-387o393-418i425-450o456-482i)), giving the protein MGALHRILSVPVNKPYRTHELQYNEPPFLNEDGYVDFAPGDIENPRNWSMKRRFFITMSTVLLVMNATFASSSPSGCFPSIAEWFHVSEEAAGLTITLFLLGYCAGPLIFAPMSELYGRRWIFYITFSVYLAFNFLCAFAPNFGSLLVGRFLSGTFVSAALSNGPGVLADLWNPVQRANAMGGFSATLWIGPSLGPVIAGFLQLKKDWRWSFYVLLMLGGASFFLMLTIPETHGPTVLRHKARRIRKAQIPGYENVKAQIEDNNLGVVGVYKVALTRPWIILFDPVSFLIAIYLSVVYTLLYMLFTIYPIVFQEKRGWNAGVGELPLLGTVLGAVLGGVIVLFDTRRQQKKIDTGKKQMHEFTPEDRLPLAIVGALTFAGAMFWFAWTAEFNSVHWIVPTIAGGFLTTALLLLFVGFFNYLVDTYLMYAASAIAANTIMRSACGAAAPLFTVQMFHALGVGGGGSLVGGVAVLLSVIPFLFYKYGAAIRARSRFNPKKAFKPPVKTDVEANAVVLEDPNEGESGDTSSESSGSSTIGADETGEKRSEKEHSGLKPEAAHTQTEASASTEKVKSEEA
- a CDS encoding uncharacterized protein (TransMembrane:6 (i36-55o75-94i101-121o133-158i170-188o200-219i)), with protein sequence MHEMREVLALERQSGTASWRECFAWRAKVPKTLYRTLLGMGIHFLQQWTGINYFFYYGPSIFKSAGINDPFMTQLVLGAVNVCTTFLAVLMVDWWGRRRPLVLGALWQAACLLVFASWGTVLKANEGLPGPGIFMMISACMFIASFAATWGPIAWLVMGETFALRTRAKQAALTTASNWLGNFMIGLLTPPASMGLEYRFGFVLASANLIAGALVYFFLYESTLLSLESVDIMYSIHGLYPWESRSWVPPGYVTRRERDEEHFRRMSISAATNISNVTQEMVDMVNNDVVAKPKAVDV
- a CDS encoding uncharacterized protein (TransMembrane:6 (i12-32o52-79i91-113o119-136i148-173o179-202i)), giving the protein MFGHRSINIKGATCGFDALLLVVVTSIAGFLFGYDIGQISGILLFQNFNYNFLLDGSLAMSLIVSLMSVGCLVGSLLGAYSADWLGRRKSIALGVLFFIAGDVVQITAVDSWIHVSSGRFIAGLGIGNLSVGVPMFQSECVPREIRGAVVTSYQLLITIGILVGNLVCFLMRTHEGQGFAWRLVISMGAVFSLPLGLGILIVPESPRWLAGRED
- a CDS encoding uncharacterized protein (TransMembrane:1 (o32-53i)) is translated as MSVGAANKDCKYLPAASGKAPSDWPFVHSTTFIFLSNTLYSTVAYFGIFILPAPSTVSRLLDRVTARKSSTFAYLTTKKEDQQHFHNTDCQIPSK
- a CDS encoding uncharacterized protein (EggNog:ENOG41), producing MPLQLGDMTFKDGAAYAHTYITSFQSNAYSRASFADQTFDQRVAGVIRRWPKNYGQALVAYKKVVDADTGELVGWVKIGFENTDIDPKLFAPTDIPEDIVPEFVTQSTSAPKDQNTATPRSDFIKRAEAARSRDLGSRPAIVVYLCGTHPKAQRRGAGSLLMAWVTELADRQGLACWVTSSEMAVPLYEKFGFVVAEKITVPLPGDNVDGETYTHTCMIREPKKLEVVL